A genomic region of Microlunatus sagamiharensis contains the following coding sequences:
- a CDS encoding VOC family protein — MTIETTTHLNFDGDARAALDLYASAFGGEVTAMTYGQMGASDEPAWADRVVWGQVTSPAGLRVMAFDVWPGQPYDQGANAFYVYVHGTDAEEVTRIWEGLLEGAEIRQPLGASAWAPLAGQLRDRFGVIWALDVAPAAG, encoded by the coding sequence ATGACCATCGAGACGACGACCCACCTGAACTTCGACGGCGACGCCCGCGCCGCGCTGGACCTCTACGCGTCCGCCTTCGGCGGCGAGGTGACGGCCATGACCTACGGGCAGATGGGCGCCTCGGACGAGCCCGCCTGGGCGGACCGCGTCGTGTGGGGTCAGGTCACGAGCCCGGCGGGCCTGCGGGTGATGGCCTTCGACGTGTGGCCGGGCCAGCCGTACGACCAGGGCGCCAACGCCTTCTACGTCTACGTCCACGGCACCGACGCCGAGGAGGTCACGCGCATCTGGGAGGGGCTGCTCGAGGGCGCGGAGATCCGGCAGCCGCTCGGCGCGTCCGCCTGGGCGCCGCTCGCCGGCCAGCTTCGGGACCGGTTCGGGGTGATCTGGGCGCTGGACGTGGCGCCGGCCGCCGGCTGA
- a CDS encoding helix-turn-helix transcriptional regulator, which produces MAGPSSRMLALLSLLQVRRDWAGDELAGRLEVSPRTVRRDVDRLRELGYRVESLRGPAGGYRLAAGSDLPPLLFDDDQAVALALALAVAPASGADIAEPAARALATVRQVMPPRLRHRVDAVRAVTAAGTVQADPEVLAAVSGAVQRAEVLRFEHRSDGDGEAPAVRRVEPYAVVARHARWYLLAWDLDRDDWRTYRVDRMVPRARTRVRFTPRDVPGGDAAVFVAARFKGSAREDAWPCRGTVTVAPAALRTVAPYLPEDALVEDVDAERRRLTLGSWSWVGLAGVVAGLPVEVTVEGPPPLRDAVLALADRLRTAGGG; this is translated from the coding sequence ATGGCCGGCCCCTCCTCGCGCATGCTCGCCCTGCTGTCGCTGCTGCAGGTGCGTCGCGACTGGGCGGGCGACGAGCTCGCCGGCCGGCTGGAGGTGAGCCCGCGGACGGTGCGGCGCGACGTCGACCGGCTCCGCGAGCTCGGCTACCGCGTCGAGTCCCTGCGCGGGCCGGCGGGCGGCTACCGGCTCGCGGCCGGGTCGGACCTGCCCCCGCTGCTCTTCGACGACGACCAGGCCGTGGCGCTCGCCCTCGCTCTCGCGGTGGCGCCGGCGTCCGGGGCCGACATCGCCGAGCCGGCGGCGCGCGCGCTCGCCACCGTGCGCCAGGTGATGCCGCCGCGGCTGCGGCACCGGGTCGACGCGGTGCGCGCGGTGACCGCCGCCGGCACCGTGCAGGCCGACCCCGAGGTGCTCGCCGCGGTGAGCGGGGCGGTCCAGCGCGCCGAGGTGCTGCGGTTCGAGCACCGCTCCGACGGCGACGGGGAGGCGCCCGCGGTACGCCGCGTCGAGCCGTACGCGGTCGTCGCCCGGCACGCCCGCTGGTACCTGCTCGCCTGGGACCTCGACCGCGACGACTGGCGCACCTACCGCGTCGACCGGATGGTGCCGCGAGCCCGGACTCGGGTGCGGTTCACGCCGCGAGACGTCCCGGGCGGCGACGCGGCCGTGTTCGTGGCCGCACGCTTCAAGGGCTCCGCGCGCGAGGACGCGTGGCCCTGCCGTGGGACCGTGACCGTCGCCCCCGCGGCGCTTCGCACGGTCGCGCCGTACCTGCCCGAGGACGCCTTGGTCGAGGACGTCGACGCCGAGCGCCGTCGCCTCACCCTCGGGTCGTGGTCCTGGGTCGGCCTCGCCGGCGTCGTCGCCGGCCTCCCGGTCGAGGTCACGGTCGAAGGACCGCCCCCGCTCCGTGACGCCGTGCTCGCGCTCGCGGACCGGCTGCGAACGGCCGGCGGCGGCTGA
- a CDS encoding type II toxin-antitoxin system PemK/MazF family toxin, producing the protein MIWRGEVWDVDLGQPLGHEPGFRRPAVIVSVDVLNNGPGGLVVVVPVTSAAYGLRSHVELEPGPAGLDHVSYARCDQLRVVSTERVVRHRGTVGLAAMRAVDQALRFILDL; encoded by the coding sequence GTGATCTGGCGGGGGGAGGTCTGGGACGTCGACCTCGGACAACCCCTCGGGCACGAGCCGGGCTTCCGACGGCCTGCCGTGATCGTGTCGGTCGACGTCCTGAACAACGGACCGGGCGGACTGGTCGTCGTCGTCCCGGTGACCTCGGCCGCGTACGGGCTGCGCAGCCACGTGGAGCTCGAGCCGGGGCCCGCGGGGCTGGACCACGTGTCGTACGCACGGTGCGACCAGCTGCGCGTCGTCTCCACCGAACGCGTCGTGCGGCATCGGGGAACGGTCGGCCTCGCGGCGATGCGGGCCGTCGACCAAGCCCTGCGCTTCATCCTCGACCTCTGA